The Streptomyces rimosus genomic interval AACGCGGCGGCCGCGACGAAGAACCAGACGTAGCTGCTGACCTTGCTCTGCTCGTCGGCCGACAGGTCCTTGTCCCGCTTGATGCGGAGCAGAACCACGAAGGGCACCAGGATGCCGATGATGCCGAGCGGCACCAGCAGCCACTTCTCGTTGAAGTTGCCGGAGAACCCGATGACGGCGTAGAAGACCACGGCGAGGCCGGCCCAGAACAGGCCCTTGCGCAGCCAGCCGTTGCGCTCCTCGGTCGACAGCGGGGTCGGCACCTGGCTGCTCTTCGGGTCCAGGTGCTTGGTGCCGAACAGGAACTGGACCAGGCCCAGCGCCATACCGACCGCCGCGATACCGAAGCCCAGGTGCCAGTTCACGCTCTGGCCGATGCCGCCGATGACCAGCGGGGCGGCCGTGGACCCGATGTTGATGCTCATGTAGAAGACGGTGAAACCACCGTCCCGGCGCTTGTCCGACGGGCCGTTGTAGAGGTGGCCCACCATCGTGGAGATGTTGGACTTCAGCAGACCCGAGCCGAGCGCGACCATCGCCAGGCCGACGAAGAACGTCTGGCCGGGGATCGCGAGCACGACGTGACCGGCGATGACCACGGACGCACCGACGATCACCGTCTTACGGGGGCCCCAGACGCGGTCGCCGAACCAGCCGCCGGGCATGGCGAGCAGGTAGACCATCGCCATGTAGACGGCGTAGATCGACAGGGCGCTGCCCTGGGGAATGCCCAGACCGCCGCCCTGGGAGCCGTCCTTGGCATCAGGACCGCCCGAGATCAGATACAGGACGAGAAGCGCCCGCATCCCGTAGAAGCTGAACCGCTCCCACATCTCGGTCATGAAGAGGGTGGCCAGTCCGCGGGGGTGGCCGAAGAAGGTTTTGCCGTCGCTGGCAGGGTTCCCCTGCGCGGCGGCGTCCTTCGTCAGGCTGGACGCCATGGATTCTTCCTAGGTGTGCTCGGGACGCGTGGGGGAGCCCGCAGCGCGCCCGGGTCGGGCTGACCGGCACCGGCGTCACCTTGCCCGCCCCCTACGTCCTCCGGGGGCCGACGCCACTGGAAGAGGAATCGGCGGAGCAGTCGTGACACCGGGATCCACGCCCCCCGTGTTGCTTGCGCGGTGGACCCGGTCGACAGGTCATTCACTGTGTAGCAGGACCGGCGGTTCC includes:
- a CDS encoding peptide MFS transporter; amino-acid sequence: MASSLTKDAAAQGNPASDGKTFFGHPRGLATLFMTEMWERFSFYGMRALLVLYLISGGPDAKDGSQGGGLGIPQGSALSIYAVYMAMVYLLAMPGGWFGDRVWGPRKTVIVGASVVIAGHVVLAIPGQTFFVGLAMVALGSGLLKSNISTMVGHLYNGPSDKRRDGGFTVFYMSINIGSTAAPLVIGGIGQSVNWHLGFGIAAVGMALGLVQFLFGTKHLDPKSSQVPTPLSTEERNGWLRKGLFWAGLAVVFYAVIGFSGNFNEKWLLVPLGIIGILVPFVVLLRIKRDKDLSADEQSKVSSYVWFFVAAAAFWMIFDQAGSTLNVFAEKNTADTIFGLSFPSSWLQSVNPIWVLALAPVFASVWVALANRSKEPKTTAKFTMGMVMIGASYFIFLLPITLSSDGTKVTPLWLIGIYCMQTIGELCISPVGLSVTTKLAPAKYASQMMGVWFLANTAGDSVVNLLGQAGADLSGKGVLIGEAVLATLAGVIIFLNRKRINGQMNDVN